The DNA window CATGCGTATTGCGGCTGCATACTTACCCTGCCGGTGGTATTCCACCAGAGTGGCAACCCGTTTAGGGGCGATGACGGTTTTTATGAGAAAAAAGGTAATAACCCCTATAGCTGTTCCGAAAATGATGATAAGTGCGATTATTGCCGGCATGTAAGGTTACTCCAATAAGGTGAAGAGTAATCGGTTTTTGCCTGCATGTCAAATCGAAGGAGGTGCTGTTATTACCCTTCAAAAGTGGAAAACAGTAATGCTTCTGTTTTTTCTGCTCACCGCGGGTCTCCCCGGGCAGGAGAACAAGGGCCTGCGCACCCGTGCCGATGAGCTTCTACGGGAAAACAGACCGGCGGAGGCCCTGCCTCTCTACATTTCCGCCAAAGAGCAGAATCCCAGGGATCCTGATATATACCGAAACCTGGGCTATGTTTATGAGCTGCTGGGGGATTATGAGAATGCGGTAAAAACCTACCAGCAGGGATCAACGGTGGCAACCCTGGACAAGGACATTTTCTACAATGCCATGGGACGCTGCCTGTTCAGGCTGGAACGCTTTGGTGAGGCGGAGGCCCAGTACGACAAGGCCCTGGATTATAACCCCTCCAATTATGCCGTTTATGTCAACCGGGCCAATGTCAGGGTTGAATTACGGGAGTATCAGAAAGCGATAAACGACTATTCCAGTTATCTCTCTCTTGAGAGAAGCCCGCAGCAGGAGACGGAAATCCGCAGGATGCTGGGGCTGCTGCAGGAGATCCTGGAAGAGGAGAAGGCCCG is part of the Marispirochaeta aestuarii genome and encodes:
- a CDS encoding tetratricopeptide repeat protein; the encoded protein is MLLFFLLTAGLPGQENKGLRTRADELLRENRPAEALPLYISAKEQNPRDPDIYRNLGYVYELLGDYENAVKTYQQGSTVATLDKDIFYNAMGRCLFRLERFGEAEAQYDKALDYNPSNYAVYVNRANVRVELREYQKAINDYSSYLSLERSPQQETEIRRMLGLLQEILEEEKARIAAEDAKRREEEARQKALLDSVLSSLDDVGEETQSLSAGTEGIEEPDVIIELVE